One window of Nostoc sp. UHCC 0926 genomic DNA carries:
- a CDS encoding AAA family ATPase → MSDENLEAQASTEKLFNPIFKGTGEERFQPEAPLLLPPAPTWRRAERRKEGRGKTFQIGPEEIEMVNAALYLRRPLLVTGKPGTGKTSLAYAVAHELGMGEVLYWPITTRTTLQNGLYLYDAISRLQDANSSRPRAGNSGEGDDRFENIGNYIRLGPLGTALVPAKKPRILIVDEIDKSDIDLPNDLLYVFEEGAFEIPELVRIENIKAEVEVRTAYKDKEEFTFNDNYKVAAGKTVIIGGKVVCEEFPLMILTSNGERDFPAPFLRRCVRLTMAEPDENRLGQIVNAHLQQQVEQDTKDSKEDSKKISVPSEADIQKLIGDFINKRSDRSRGDLATDQLLNAVYLIMSERDPDLKSREDLINRLWKHLSSSEDQQSDSLRKR, encoded by the coding sequence ATGAGCGACGAAAATTTAGAGGCTCAAGCCAGTACCGAAAAACTATTCAATCCGATTTTCAAAGGCACTGGAGAAGAGCGATTTCAACCCGAAGCCCCACTACTATTACCGCCTGCCCCCACCTGGCGACGGGCTGAACGCCGCAAGGAAGGCCGGGGCAAAACATTTCAAATAGGCCCCGAAGAAATTGAGATGGTAAATGCGGCGCTGTATCTGCGGCGACCTCTTCTGGTAACAGGGAAACCCGGCACAGGAAAAACCTCCCTGGCCTATGCTGTTGCCCACGAACTGGGAATGGGTGAAGTTCTATACTGGCCAATTACGACCCGGACAACTCTTCAAAATGGATTGTATCTTTATGATGCAATCTCTCGTCTGCAAGATGCCAACAGTTCACGTCCCCGTGCTGGAAACTCAGGAGAAGGTGACGATCGGTTTGAGAACATTGGTAATTATATCAGGTTGGGGCCATTAGGAACGGCATTGGTTCCTGCCAAAAAACCGCGCATTTTGATTGTTGATGAAATTGACAAGAGCGATATCGATCTGCCTAACGATTTGCTTTACGTCTTTGAGGAAGGAGCATTTGAGATTCCGGAGCTGGTGCGGATTGAAAATATAAAGGCTGAGGTAGAAGTGCGGACAGCTTATAAAGACAAGGAGGAGTTTACATTCAACGATAATTATAAGGTGGCAGCAGGTAAAACTGTAATTATAGGTGGCAAGGTAGTTTGCGAAGAATTTCCGCTCATGATTTTGACTAGCAATGGTGAGCGTGACTTTCCGGCTCCATTTCTCCGTCGATGTGTGCGTCTAACGATGGCAGAACCAGATGAAAATCGTCTGGGGCAAATTGTCAACGCCCACCTTCAACAACAGGTGGAGCAAGATACCAAAGACAGTAAGGAGGACAGTAAGAAGATAAGCGTTCCGTCAGAAGCAGATATCCAAAAGCTCATTGGAGATTTCATCAATAAGCGGAGCGATCGCAGTCGAGGAGATTTAGCTACCGATCAACTCTTGAATGCAGTATACCTAATAATGAGTGAACGCGACCCAGATTTGAAAAGCCGAGAAGACCTGATTAATCGCCTATGGAAACATCTCAGCAGCAGCGAGGATCAACAATCGGACAGTTTGCGAAAACGTTAG